Proteins encoded by one window of Vigna radiata var. radiata cultivar VC1973A chromosome 5, Vradiata_ver6, whole genome shotgun sequence:
- the LOC106762771 gene encoding probable beta-1,4-xylosyltransferase IRX9H has product MASFRRTLSPAYPDRQYLNGSFPVSSPTHKLASGNAKYSSPLPALAAAFRRLVGGVFTRRHGRKGQWRRAAFRCVLCFFVGFLLGMFPFGHMAEDIRSHEISFEMKPPLPHANNAQQLLQEDRVLRNRVDEGFVIDPVSLSAERERQGDRFDLVPRKPLIVVTPTYGRAFQAYFLNRLGQVLRLVPPPVVWIVVEMKAASMETAEILRKTGVMYRHLVCNKNLTDVKDRGVHQRNTALEHIERHRLDGIVYFADDDNVYSLELFDSLRDISRFGTWPVAMLAPSKNKAILEGPVCNASQVIGWHTNEKSKRLRRFHVDMSGFAFNSTILWDPKRWRRPSLNPIRQLDTVKEGFQETTFIEQLVEDESQMEGSPHGCSKIMNWHLHLSVHNTVYPKGWVLQKNLDAIIPVK; this is encoded by the exons ATGGCTTCGTTTCGGCGGACACTGTCGCCGGCGTATCCTGATCGCCAGTACCTAAACGGTTCGTTTCCGGTTTCCTCTCCAACGCATAAGCTCGCTTCCGGGAACGCCAAATACTCGTCGCCGTTGCCGGCTCTTGCGGCGGCGTTTCGGCGACTCGTCGGCGGTGTGTTCACGCGCCGGCACGGTCGGAAAGGGCAGTGGAGACGGGCAGCGTTCAGGTGCGTTCTGTGTTTCTTCGTAGGGTTCTTGCTAGGCATGTTTCCGTTTGGCCACATGGCGGAGGACATTCGGTCGCACGAAATCTCGTTCGAGATGAAGCCTCCGCTGCCGCACGCGAACAACGCGCAGCAGCTCCTCCAGGAAGATCGCGTTCTGCGGAATCGCGTCGATGAGGGTTTCGTGATCGATCCGGTGAGCCTAAGCGCGGAGAGGGAGAGGCAGGGTGATAGGTTCGATCTTGTGCCGAGGAAGCCGCTGATTGTGGTGACGCCGACGTATGGCCGAGCTTTTCAGGCGTATTTCCTGAACCGGTTGGGGCAGGTGTTGCGGCTGGTGCCGCCGCCGGTGGTGTGGATTGTGGTGGAGATGAAGGCGGCGTCGATGGAGACGGCGGAGATACTGAGGAAGACGGGAGTGATGTATAGGCATTTGGTGTGCAATAAGAATTTGACGGATGTGAAGGACAGGGGGGTTCATCAGAGGAACACAGCGTTGGAACACATTGAGCGTCATAGGCTCGATGGGATTGTTTACTTTGCGGACGATGATAATGTGTATTCTCTTGAGTTGTTTGACTCCTTGAGAGACATCAG CCGCTTTGGCACTTGGCCTGTTGCCATGCTTGCGCCAAGCAAGAACAAGGCCATTTTGGAGGGTCCTGTATGCAATGCAAGCCAAGTGATCGGATGGCATACAAATGAGAAAAGTAAAAGACTTCGAAGATTTCATGTTGATATGTCTGGATTTGCATTCAACAGCACAATCTTGTGGGATCCAAAACGATGGAGGCGCCCGTCTTTAAATCCCATTAGACAGTTAGACACAGTGAAGGAAGGTTTTCAA GAGACCACCTTTATAGAACAAttggtggaagatgaaagtcAAATGGAAGGCTCACCTCATGGTTGTTCCAAAATAATGAATTGGCATCTTCATTTGAGTGTTCATAATACAGTTTACCCAAAAGGTTGGGTGCTTCAGAAAAACCTTGATGCTATCATACCTGTCAAGTAA